Proteins found in one Triticum aestivum cultivar Chinese Spring chromosome 4D, IWGSC CS RefSeq v2.1, whole genome shotgun sequence genomic segment:
- the LOC123095908 gene encoding UV-B-induced protein At3g17800, chloroplastic, whose amino-acid sequence MEAAAAAAVALRSPAAAGAAPSRRVAAAASSLPFERRRSFALGSIKGLGRRQRTSRRLRGVIRASSSSPSESLPSSSPIAPLQMESPIGQFLSQILVTHPHLLPAAAEQQLEQLQTVQDSADKKDAQAPPAAGDIVLYRRIAEVKEKERKRTMEEILYALVVQKFVEAGVSLVPALSHSIDASSGRVDQWAEHVEGKLERLHSHEAYEMIENHLNLILGQRQADGTVAAISKLRVGQVYAASVMYGYFLKRVDKRFQLEKSMKSLPWGSEDDALNQVMTTDSRPSDQTYSSHPEVESWTSPDLSAGGLGQSVKPSRLRSYVMSFDSDTLQTYATIRSKVAFGIIEKHTEALFGKPEIVITPEGTVDSSKDEYVRISFSGLRRLILEAVTFGSFLWDVESYVDSRYHFVTN is encoded by the exons ATGGAGGCAGCAGCCGCAGCCGCCGTGGCGCTCaggtcgccggccgccgccggagccgcgccctcgcgccgggtcgccgccgccgccagctcgCTCCCCTTCGAGCGGAGGCGCAGCTTCGCCCTCGGCTCCATCAAG ggcctcgggcggcggcagcgCACTTCCAGAAGGCTGCGCGGCGTGATCAGGGCATCCTCCTCGTCCCCGTCGGAGTCTCTGCCATCTTCTTCGCCGATCGCGCCGCTGCAAATGGAGTCGCCGATAGGGCAGTTCCTCTCGCAGATTTTGGTCACGCACCCTCACCTGCTCCCCGCTGCCGCCGAGCAGCAGCTCGAGCAGCTCCAGACCGTCCAAGACTCTGCAGACAAGAAAGACGCGCAGGCACCGCCGGCAGCCGGCGACATCGTGCTGTACAG GCGAATTGCCGAGGTTAAGGAGAAGGAAAGGAAAAGGACCATGGAGGAGATACTGTACGCGCTGGTTGTTCAGAAGTTTGTTGAAGCTGGCGTCTCCTTGGTCCCAGCTCTGTCTCACTCCATCGATGCTTCTTCTGGTAGAGTTGATCAGTGGGCAGAGCATGTGGAAGGGAAGCTCGAGCGTTTGCACTCACACGAGGCATATGAAATGATCGAGAACCACTTGAATCTCATATTGGGGCAGCGGCAAGCTGATGGCACTGTCGCAGCCATAAGCAAGCTCCGAGTTGGCCAGGTCTATGCCGCATCAGTGATGTATGGCTACTTCCTCAAGAGAGTTGATAAGAGGTTTCAGCTCGAGAAGTCGATGAAGAGCCTCCCTTGGGGATCAGAAGACGACGCGCTCAATCAAGTTATGACAACCGACTCACGGCCCTCAGATCAGACGTACAGTTCTCATCCAGAGGTGGAGTCATGGACTTCCCCTGACCTCAGCGCAGGAGGTCTCGGCCAGTCCGTCAAGCCTTCCCGTCTTCGATCGTATGTCATGTCATTTGATTCAGACACGTTACAAACTTACGCGACAATCCGGTCGAAGGTGGCATTTGGCATCATCGAGAAGCACACGGAGGCGCTATTCGGGAAGCCGGAGATCGTGATCACCCCGGAAGGAACAGTCGACTCTTCCAAGGATGAGTATGTCAGGATAAGCTTCTCCGGTTTGAGAAGGCTGATCTTAGAGGCTGTCACTTTCGGATCCTTCCTCTGGGACGTCGAGAGCTATGTGGACTCCAGGTACCATTTTGTCACCAACTAA